One Dissulfuribacter thermophilus genomic region harbors:
- a CDS encoding alpha,alpha-trehalose-phosphate synthase (UDP-forming) yields the protein MNVQKTPKRLIAVSNRLPIRIVNDGGEKRVVPGAGGLVTALAPVLRDRGGIWIGWSGAPHDPDLSGLIHQASKKTGYHLKAIPLSEEDIKLYYHGFSNEIIWPLFHDLQTRCRFKPSYWYQYLNVNKKFAEAIRQNAGPKDYIWVHDYHLMHVAFLMREMGCTQKIGFFLHIPFPPMDIFLKLPWRKKVLEALLQYDLIGFQTMRDKRHFLNSLSQLIREVKIRGRGSISSVDFKGRSIRIGAFPISIDYQSFARDSSSKEVAEAAWYLHEALPERQVILGVDRLDYTKGIPERLCAFKNALEHYEELRGNVSLVQVVVPSREEVPEYQELKAEIERLVGEINGRFTTSGWIPIHYLYRSLDRTELLAYYRLAEIALITPLKDGMNLVAKEYCACNLDEKGVLILSEFAGAAAQLHRGAIMVNPYDVEGVSKAILKAYRMPYEERVKRMKHLRRVVKRKDIFWWVNTFLKTAFAKDLTAFPVGVAEDYVPS from the coding sequence ATGAATGTACAAAAAACTCCTAAAAGACTTATTGCCGTATCAAACAGGCTCCCTATTAGGATTGTAAATGATGGAGGCGAAAAACGGGTAGTCCCAGGGGCAGGAGGGCTTGTTACCGCCCTAGCTCCAGTACTCAGAGACAGAGGCGGGATATGGATTGGATGGTCCGGAGCCCCTCATGACCCAGATCTTTCGGGTCTTATTCATCAGGCCTCAAAAAAAACGGGTTATCACCTTAAGGCCATTCCCCTTTCAGAAGAAGACATCAAATTGTATTACCACGGATTTTCTAATGAGATCATCTGGCCTCTTTTCCATGACCTTCAAACACGATGCAGATTCAAGCCCAGTTATTGGTATCAATACCTCAATGTCAACAAAAAATTTGCAGAGGCAATAAGGCAAAATGCCGGACCAAAGGATTACATCTGGGTGCACGATTATCACCTTATGCATGTAGCATTCCTCATGAGGGAAATGGGATGTACGCAAAAGATAGGGTTCTTTTTGCACATACCCTTTCCACCTATGGACATTTTTTTAAAGCTTCCTTGGAGGAAAAAGGTCTTAGAAGCCCTATTACAATACGATCTGATCGGCTTTCAGACCATGAGGGATAAAAGGCACTTTCTCAACAGTCTTTCCCAATTGATTAGGGAGGTCAAAATTCGTGGAAGGGGTTCGATTTCATCTGTAGATTTTAAAGGTCGAAGCATCAGGATTGGGGCATTTCCAATAAGTATTGACTATCAGTCATTTGCAAGAGACAGCAGTTCAAAAGAGGTAGCAGAGGCAGCCTGGTACCTCCATGAAGCACTACCTGAAAGACAGGTAATCCTTGGAGTGGACAGACTGGACTACACTAAGGGCATTCCAGAGAGGCTATGTGCTTTCAAAAACGCCCTTGAGCACTATGAAGAACTCAGAGGCAATGTAAGCCTTGTACAGGTCGTGGTTCCAAGCAGGGAAGAGGTCCCAGAATACCAGGAACTCAAGGCAGAGATAGAGCGGCTAGTGGGCGAAATAAATGGCCGATTTACCACGTCTGGATGGATCCCAATACATTATCTCTATAGGAGCTTGGATCGAACTGAACTCCTAGCATACTACCGCCTTGCGGAAATCGCACTCATTACCCCTTTAAAGGACGGCATGAACTTGGTTGCCAAGGAATACTGTGCCTGCAACCTCGATGAAAAGGGAGTACTTATCCTAAGTGAATTTGCAGGTGCCGCTGCTCAACTCCACAGAGGAGCAATTATGGTCAACCCCTACGACGTAGAGGGGGTATCCAAGGCCATATTAAAGGCTTACAGAATGCCCTACGAAGAAAGAGTCAAGAGAATGAAGCATCTCAGGCGGGTAGTAAAGCGAAAAGATATATTTTGGTGGGTCAACACATTTTTGAAAACTGCCTTTGCCAAGGACCTTACGGCATTTCCAGTGGGAGTGGCCGAAGACTACGTACCCTCATAG
- a CDS encoding HEAT repeat domain-containing protein has translation MATILEFEERRGLKKKVAKYLEDPSLIAKEGEIAISSIVRAFKVASDEERKRMFLVLSTLAQDELCWILVALIEDPEADDDLKDQAAIYLSVIGAFVSNPQLLTKRLNDLVKGPDKEAKIRAVIAMGWEGNTQSVPILAELLHDKDPEVQEVAVIAMSNLGDSRLFGILTDRLKGASSQQKRAILYNLWRFEGKEEEAMNVYCEALSKEEPGLKSDILTIMSKMDLDSVEDGSLVEQTLRNYLGDPDPQVRLACVKALCEKGSLGIKDAQRLVNDPNMEIKRIALSVLEKRRSQ, from the coding sequence TTGGCCACCATTTTAGAGTTTGAGGAAAGACGCGGTTTAAAGAAAAAGGTCGCCAAGTATCTGGAAGATCCATCCCTCATTGCAAAGGAGGGAGAGATCGCCATTAGTTCCATTGTCAGGGCCTTTAAAGTGGCCTCTGACGAGGAGAGAAAGCGCATGTTCCTGGTCCTTAGCACCCTGGCTCAGGATGAGCTATGTTGGATTCTGGTCGCGTTAATAGAAGATCCAGAGGCAGACGATGACCTCAAGGATCAGGCTGCCATTTATCTCAGTGTAATAGGTGCTTTTGTCTCTAACCCCCAGCTTCTCACCAAAAGATTGAATGACCTCGTAAAAGGCCCTGATAAGGAGGCAAAAATAAGGGCAGTTATTGCAATGGGGTGGGAGGGAAACACCCAGTCTGTCCCTATTCTTGCAGAACTTCTTCATGACAAGGATCCAGAAGTGCAAGAGGTAGCGGTCATAGCAATGAGTAATCTTGGCGACTCCAGGCTCTTTGGCATCTTGACAGACAGATTGAAGGGGGCATCTTCCCAGCAAAAGAGGGCGATTTTATACAACCTATGGCGATTTGAAGGTAAGGAAGAAGAGGCCATGAACGTATATTGTGAGGCCCTTTCAAAAGAAGAACCCGGCCTCAAGTCAGACATCCTTACCATCATGTCAAAAATGGATCTGGATTCTGTGGAAGACGGGTCCTTGGTAGAACAGACCCTTAGGAATTATTTGGGAGATCCTGATCCTCAGGTTAGGCTTGCCTGTGTAAAGGCCCTTTGCGAAAAGGGGAGCCTGGGCATAAAAGATGCACAACGACTGGTGAATGACCCGAACATGGAGATAAAACGTATTGCCCTAAGCGTATTGGAAAAAAGAAGGTCTCAATAG
- a CDS encoding Hsp70 family protein — translation MSETKEKISIGIDLGTTNSVLSYCESSSSDILVFNVPQLVAPGEIAKKRLLPSFIYFPTKAEKDSGDLRLPWDPFGERVVGEYARQRGAETSGRLVSSSKSWLSFSGVDRTKAILPVDAAEDCPKISPVVAAATFLRHLKASWNYDLGKSLGELKDLDVTITIPASFDAVARDLSVQAARSAGLENVTLLEEPQAAFYAWLYQNRDSWKDLIRVGEVILVVDIGGGTTDFSLIQVKSEGGGIGLERIAVGRHLLLGGDNMDLALTEVILNEMAEAQRSFSLRQYNLVVQNVRAAKEALLEDPSKTEVAFSLPGPGRGLVGGTIRASLKRDVVEKVLMEGFFPECAFTDAPKDELQSGLMEFSLPYEKDYAITRHLAAFLNQNSDALPTHLLFNGGVFKATSLQSRIIKLLNKWLEAKGKSQISLLKPVDLDLSVGIGASAFSLARQGALWRIKGGITRSYYIGIEKAGPAIPGMPPKLMALCLVPEGAEEGSEFAIEGRTFGLVVGRPVSFPFLASSTRSGDAPGDLVPELGESIEPISQLESTLEAPGIAPGTVIPVTLKVKVTEIGTLEIYMVSEEKGLSFKMEFGVRE, via the coding sequence ATGAGTGAAACAAAAGAAAAAATATCTATTGGAATAGATCTCGGGACTACTAATTCGGTACTCTCGTATTGCGAGTCATCCTCATCGGACATTTTGGTATTTAATGTGCCTCAACTAGTGGCCCCTGGAGAGATTGCAAAAAAGAGGCTTCTGCCTTCGTTTATCTATTTTCCGACAAAGGCTGAAAAGGACTCTGGAGACCTGAGGCTCCCATGGGATCCATTTGGCGAAAGGGTAGTTGGTGAATATGCGAGACAGAGAGGAGCTGAGACATCTGGGCGTTTGGTTTCATCGTCCAAGAGTTGGCTCAGCTTTTCGGGTGTAGATCGTACAAAGGCAATCTTGCCCGTAGATGCTGCAGAGGACTGCCCAAAGATATCTCCAGTTGTAGCGGCGGCAACCTTTTTAAGACACCTTAAGGCCTCATGGAATTATGATCTGGGTAAGAGCCTTGGAGAGCTAAAAGACCTCGACGTGACTATTACTATCCCGGCCTCCTTTGATGCTGTTGCGAGAGATCTCTCTGTTCAGGCGGCTCGTTCCGCAGGTCTAGAGAACGTAACTCTCTTGGAGGAACCCCAGGCCGCATTTTATGCCTGGCTATATCAAAACAGAGATTCTTGGAAGGATCTCATTAGGGTAGGGGAGGTAATTCTCGTCGTAGACATTGGTGGCGGAACTACGGATTTTAGCCTCATCCAGGTGAAGAGTGAAGGGGGAGGCATCGGCCTTGAGAGAATCGCCGTTGGAAGGCACCTCCTTTTGGGAGGAGACAATATGGACCTCGCCCTTACCGAGGTGATCTTAAATGAAATGGCAGAGGCCCAAAGGTCCTTTAGCCTCAGGCAGTATAACCTTGTGGTACAGAATGTCAGGGCTGCCAAAGAGGCCCTTTTAGAGGATCCTTCAAAGACGGAGGTCGCCTTTTCCTTACCTGGACCTGGTAGAGGGCTTGTTGGCGGTACGATTCGGGCATCCCTTAAACGCGATGTAGTAGAAAAGGTCCTGATGGAGGGGTTTTTCCCAGAGTGCGCCTTTACAGACGCTCCAAAGGACGAACTCCAATCTGGGCTGATGGAGTTTTCCCTTCCCTATGAAAAGGACTATGCAATCACAAGGCATCTGGCCGCCTTTTTGAATCAAAATAGTGATGCCCTTCCCACTCATCTGCTATTCAATGGCGGGGTGTTTAAGGCAACGTCTCTACAGTCGCGGATCATAAAACTCCTGAATAAATGGCTTGAAGCAAAGGGGAAGTCACAAATTTCCCTTTTGAAACCAGTAGATTTAGATCTCAGTGTAGGCATAGGGGCGTCTGCGTTTTCTCTAGCGCGCCAGGGTGCGCTTTGGCGCATAAAGGGTGGAATAACGCGAAGCTACTACATAGGGATCGAAAAGGCAGGGCCAGCAATCCCTGGTATGCCTCCAAAACTCATGGCACTATGTCTGGTTCCAGAGGGTGCCGAAGAAGGTTCTGAGTTCGCCATTGAAGGAAGGACCTTTGGGCTTGTTGTAGGACGGCCGGTCAGTTTCCCGTTCCTTGCCTCCTCAACTAGGTCAGGGGATGCCCCTGGAGATCTTGTGCCAGAACTTGGGGAGTCTATTGAGCCCATTTCACAGCTTGAGTCCACTCTTGAGGCACCTGGCATTGCCCCTGGCACAGTTATCCCTGTGACGCTCAAGGTTAAGGTTACGGAGATCGGCACCCTTGAAATCTATATGGTCTCTGAGGAAAAAGGACTCAGCTTCAAGATGGAATTTGGCGTAAGGGAATAA
- a CDS encoding DUF2760 domain-containing protein translates to MERYLYLVLALVGAGAIYYDQDLLNTWIGPAIVGGPIVAWIIATIASKQKKAPEVGKVHEEKKAGPKEVQPEEVLKVEPKEETVAGPTLEDIEEHADEYRKEGIIWLLSVFQREGRLIDFIEEDITPFDDAQVGAAARQVHQGLRNALKDVLTLGPIIDAQEGTEIEVDEDYDPKKIRLTGNLTGKPPYKGSLMHPGWKINALNLPSFGQRAKSEIISQAEVEIN, encoded by the coding sequence ATGGAACGTTATCTGTATTTGGTATTGGCCTTGGTAGGTGCAGGGGCAATTTATTATGATCAAGATCTCCTGAATACGTGGATAGGCCCCGCCATTGTGGGAGGTCCCATAGTTGCATGGATTATTGCAACTATCGCAAGTAAACAGAAAAAGGCTCCTGAGGTTGGAAAGGTTCATGAGGAAAAGAAGGCAGGGCCCAAAGAGGTCCAGCCTGAAGAGGTACTCAAAGTAGAGCCTAAGGAAGAGACAGTTGCCGGGCCAACTCTTGAAGACATTGAAGAGCATGCAGACGAATACAGGAAAGAAGGAATCATTTGGCTCCTTTCGGTATTTCAAAGGGAGGGGCGTCTGATAGATTTTATAGAAGAGGACATTACGCCTTTTGATGATGCCCAGGTAGGGGCAGCAGCACGCCAGGTCCATCAGGGTCTGAGAAATGCCCTCAAAGACGTATTGACCCTGGGACCCATTATAGATGCCCAGGAAGGCACTGAAATCGAGGTGGACGAGGACTATGACCCCAAAAAGATCAGGCTTACTGGCAATCTTACAGGCAAACCTCCTTATAAGGGAAGTCTTATGCATCCTGGCTGGAAGATAAACGCATTAAATCTTCCAAGCTTTGGTCAGAGGGCAAAAAGTGAAATAATTTCACAGGCAGAAGTAGAGATTAACTGA
- a CDS encoding ribonuclease catalytic domain-containing protein codes for MDIQESQVVEFLEGVVDAVCLGKKGTRFHLLTHLGRETNLSKNRVIHISSQRIKTSPREEAITILKEINELRSFIQKDIDIAEIWELLEGEDQVWNPREFSEIIFGEKSTPDHEAASIRAVITERTHFKFKDGFIRPQPKEAVERLIEQRRREEEKIKRLEQGTKLLNAIWGKDKSISEISDTSEWIEAIKDYCIQGEDSERSGEVKDLFKRAGLSSPIAPFETLVRAGIWSEDENIELLRAGIERTFSEEVIGEAKKISEDYQQKALSDETREDLRDLDVFTIDALQSKDLDDALSFREVDGGVEVGIHITDVGTFIRPGSRLFEIAMERATSIYLPDEIVPMLPESLSNETFSLLPEKERAALSFFALIDEEGGVRETRIVRSVIKSKRKMSYEEADELVAKEGTIKRLYDLALLLQKKRIKEGNALPLPIPELSIRVEDGQIRVWLDEPGPSRFLVSELMILANSIAAKFLRDNSIPALYRSQPEPRERIINGAEQDLRSNFRQRRLISRGILGPEPDFHSGLGLECYTTITSPIRRALDLAMQIQILEYLASSGPRFSQKELDGISINIQEGLIRAASVRQARFRYWLLKHLNERKGEDLKAWVLDILDNKLLLVLEDYLITVDIPRQHKMDYYLDQEVYVRIKKVNPRENQLKFEWGKM; via the coding sequence ATGGATATTCAAGAGAGCCAGGTAGTAGAATTTCTGGAAGGAGTTGTGGATGCAGTGTGCCTTGGTAAAAAGGGTACGCGCTTCCACCTCTTGACTCATCTAGGACGTGAGACAAATTTGTCTAAAAATCGGGTGATTCATATCTCATCTCAGCGGATAAAGACCTCACCTAGAGAAGAGGCCATAACTATCTTAAAAGAGATAAACGAACTCAGGTCATTCATACAAAAAGACATTGACATAGCAGAGATATGGGAACTTCTCGAGGGCGAAGACCAGGTCTGGAACCCTAGGGAATTTTCAGAGATCATCTTCGGGGAAAAGTCCACTCCAGACCATGAGGCTGCAAGTATTAGGGCTGTAATCACCGAGAGGACCCACTTTAAGTTTAAAGATGGTTTTATCCGGCCTCAACCCAAGGAGGCTGTAGAGAGACTTATTGAACAGAGGAGACGAGAAGAAGAAAAGATCAAGAGACTCGAACAGGGGACTAAATTACTCAATGCCATTTGGGGAAAAGATAAATCTATATCGGAGATTTCAGACACCTCAGAATGGATTGAGGCCATCAAAGACTACTGCATCCAGGGTGAAGACTCAGAGCGTTCAGGAGAAGTAAAGGACCTTTTTAAAAGGGCAGGGCTCTCAAGTCCTATTGCCCCATTTGAAACTCTTGTAAGGGCTGGCATCTGGAGCGAGGACGAGAATATAGAACTTTTGAGGGCGGGGATTGAACGCACATTTTCCGAGGAAGTCATTGGCGAGGCCAAAAAGATTTCAGAAGACTACCAACAAAAGGCATTGTCAGACGAGACCCGTGAGGATCTACGTGATTTAGATGTTTTTACTATAGATGCCCTTCAGAGTAAGGACTTAGACGACGCACTGAGTTTTAGGGAGGTCGATGGCGGAGTTGAAGTTGGTATTCATATCACAGACGTAGGGACGTTTATAAGGCCCGGCTCAAGGCTCTTTGAGATTGCCATGGAAAGGGCTACGAGCATTTATCTTCCAGACGAAATCGTCCCAATGCTCCCTGAATCCCTAAGTAATGAGACCTTTAGCCTGTTGCCGGAAAAAGAGCGGGCGGCACTCAGCTTTTTTGCCCTCATTGACGAGGAGGGCGGAGTCAGGGAGACTAGGATCGTTAGGAGTGTGATCAAGTCCAAGAGAAAGATGAGCTATGAAGAGGCGGATGAACTCGTAGCCAAAGAAGGGACCATCAAAAGGCTGTATGACCTTGCACTCCTACTACAGAAAAAGAGGATTAAGGAGGGAAATGCCCTTCCTCTTCCTATTCCAGAGCTCTCAATTAGGGTGGAAGATGGACAAATCCGTGTATGGCTTGATGAACCTGGCCCTTCAAGGTTCCTTGTCTCAGAACTTATGATTTTGGCCAATTCCATTGCTGCGAAATTCTTGAGGGACAATTCGATTCCTGCCTTGTATAGGAGCCAGCCAGAGCCCAGAGAGAGGATAATCAATGGGGCTGAACAGGATCTTAGATCGAATTTCCGTCAAAGGAGATTGATATCTAGGGGAATTCTCGGGCCAGAACCGGATTTTCACTCAGGTCTTGGCCTCGAGTGCTATACCACCATAACATCGCCAATCAGAAGGGCCCTTGACCTTGCAATGCAGATCCAGATATTGGAATACCTGGCATCCAGTGGGCCTAGGTTTAGCCAAAAGGAGCTTGATGGCATCTCCATCAACATCCAAGAAGGCCTTATCCGTGCCGCCTCTGTGAGACAGGCAAGATTCCGCTATTGGCTCCTCAAACACCTGAATGAACGGAAAGGCGAAGATCTGAAGGCGTGGGTCCTCGATATCCTAGACAATAAACTACTTTTGGTCCTTGAAGACTACCTCATTACAGTGGATATACCTAGACAACATAAGATGGACTATTACCTTGACCAGGAGGTATATGTAAGGATAAAGAAAGTGAATCCTAGGGAAAATCAGTTAAAATTCGAATGGGGGAAGATGTAA
- the hisB gene encoding imidazoleglycerol-phosphate dehydratase HisB: MERVATIERKTKETHIRAELSLDGQGKNSIETGVGFFDHMLTLFACHGFFDLELSAAGDLHVDYHHTVEDVGIVLGQCFSSALGTRERIRRYGSAWVPMDEALCHVCVDVGGRPYLVFSCSFNTPKIGSFDVELVEEFLRAFSNHLKANIHVNCLYGKNAHHMAEAVFKALGRALDIATQIDERVRGHLSTKGLLSEDSTKKF, translated from the coding sequence ATGGAAAGGGTTGCCACCATAGAGAGAAAGACAAAGGAGACTCATATAAGGGCCGAGCTTTCCCTTGATGGTCAAGGAAAAAACTCTATAGAAACCGGGGTAGGTTTCTTTGATCACATGCTCACCCTTTTTGCATGTCATGGCTTTTTCGATCTTGAATTGTCTGCTGCTGGAGATCTTCACGTAGATTATCACCACACTGTTGAAGATGTTGGTATTGTACTTGGCCAGTGTTTTAGTTCCGCCTTGGGTACAAGGGAAAGAATAAGGCGTTATGGCTCAGCATGGGTCCCCATGGACGAGGCCCTATGCCACGTATGCGTTGATGTTGGAGGAAGACCCTATCTGGTTTTTAGCTGTTCATTTAATACACCAAAGATAGGCAGCTTTGATGTGGAACTGGTTGAGGAGTTTTTGAGGGCTTTTTCCAATCACCTAAAGGCCAATATCCATGTGAACTGCCTGTATGGCAAAAATGCTCACCATATGGCAGAGGCCGTTTTCAAGGCGCTTGGGCGTGCTTTGGATATTGCTACCCAGATTGACGAAAGGGTTAGGGGCCATCTCAGTACCAAGGGCCTTTTATCTGAAGATAGCACAAAAAAGTTTTGA
- a CDS encoding DsrE family protein yields the protein MKKEVKKLLIHVGQKERWEVSITNAENFLKAAKEGEELEVVIIANADSVLRVKECDRQLFDKMKQFVLDGGKIFLCENSLNAFGISKNSLAGYLGTVPAAIMALYEYQKDGWVYVRP from the coding sequence ATGAAAAAAGAAGTTAAAAAACTCTTAATTCATGTTGGGCAGAAAGAACGCTGGGAAGTAAGCATTACAAATGCTGAAAATTTCCTAAAGGCGGCAAAGGAAGGGGAAGAACTTGAAGTAGTAATAATTGCAAATGCGGACTCAGTGTTAAGGGTCAAGGAATGCGATCGCCAGTTGTTTGACAAGATGAAACAGTTCGTATTAGACGGTGGCAAGATCTTCCTCTGTGAAAACTCCCTTAATGCCTTTGGCATTTCAAAGAATAGTCTAGCAGGTTATCTGGGTACTGTTCCTGCCGCAATTATGGCGTTATATGAATACCAAAAGGATGGATGGGTATATGTTCGGCCATAA
- the ilvD gene encoding dihydroxy-acid dehydratase, which produces MRSDRMKKGIERAPHRSLFKAMGYTDDEIRRPIIGIANSFNEIIPGHIHLRQVVEAVKAGIRLNGGTPVEFGSIGVCDGIAMNHLGMRYSLSSRELIADSVEVMAQAHPFDGLVVVPSCDKITPGMIMAILRLNIPAIVIAGGPMLTGNWRGKKVNLISVFEGIGEVKAGKLTEQDLCELENEACPTCGSCAGMFTANSMNCLSEAIGLSLPGNGTIPAVSAHRIRLAKATGMRIVELVKEGLTPRDICTPSAFKNAVAVDMALGCSTNTVLHVPAIAHEAGVDLSLDIFNEMSQKTPHLCNLIPAGPHSLQELHLAGGIQAILKELTSLGVIDTDAITVTGKTVGENIKGHEVRDREIIRPVDDPYHKEGGIAILYGSLAPQGAVVKQSAVAPEMLVHKGPARVFESEEEAYEAILGGKINKGDVVVIRYEGPKGGPGMPEMLSPTAAIVGMGLGKDVALITDGRFSGGTQGAAIGHCSPEAAEGGPIAFVQEGDLISIDIPARRLDLLVDEDEIKKRQSNWTPPEPRIKSGYLARYAKMVSSGAKGAILEG; this is translated from the coding sequence ATGAGAAGTGATCGAATGAAAAAGGGAATTGAAAGGGCACCCCACAGGTCCCTTTTTAAGGCCATGGGATACACAGATGATGAGATAAGGCGGCCAATAATAGGAATTGCCAATTCATTCAATGAGATAATCCCTGGCCATATACACCTGAGACAGGTTGTGGAGGCGGTTAAGGCTGGGATTCGATTAAATGGAGGGACTCCTGTGGAGTTCGGCTCCATCGGTGTATGCGACGGAATAGCCATGAATCACCTGGGCATGCGCTACTCCCTTTCATCCCGCGAACTAATCGCCGATAGCGTAGAGGTAATGGCTCAAGCACATCCGTTTGACGGCCTGGTAGTGGTACCAAGTTGCGACAAGATAACTCCTGGCATGATTATGGCCATATTGCGTCTTAATATTCCTGCCATTGTGATTGCTGGCGGGCCTATGCTTACAGGTAATTGGAGGGGAAAGAAGGTCAATCTAATATCTGTATTTGAGGGTATTGGCGAGGTCAAAGCAGGAAAACTCACTGAACAGGATCTTTGCGAACTTGAAAATGAGGCATGTCCCACCTGTGGATCATGTGCTGGTATGTTTACGGCAAATTCCATGAATTGTCTCTCTGAGGCAATTGGATTGTCGCTTCCAGGAAACGGTACAATACCCGCTGTGTCTGCTCATAGGATTCGTCTGGCAAAGGCCACTGGAATGAGAATAGTAGAATTGGTCAAGGAAGGACTCACCCCTAGAGACATTTGTACTCCTTCGGCCTTTAAAAATGCAGTTGCCGTTGATATGGCCTTAGGATGTTCTACAAATACGGTCTTGCACGTCCCTGCCATTGCTCATGAGGCAGGTGTGGACCTCAGTCTAGATATCTTTAATGAAATGAGTCAAAAGACACCGCATCTTTGTAATCTAATTCCTGCTGGCCCCCATAGTCTCCAGGAGCTTCATCTGGCAGGAGGTATTCAGGCGATCTTAAAAGAGCTCACCTCTCTTGGAGTAATAGATACAGATGCCATCACGGTTACCGGAAAAACAGTTGGAGAAAACATCAAAGGCCATGAGGTCCGAGACAGGGAGATCATAAGACCTGTAGATGATCCTTATCACAAAGAAGGTGGTATTGCCATTCTTTATGGGTCTCTTGCACCACAGGGGGCGGTGGTAAAGCAAAGTGCAGTTGCGCCAGAGATGCTGGTTCACAAAGGGCCTGCCAGGGTGTTTGAATCCGAAGAAGAGGCATATGAGGCAATACTTGGAGGCAAGATAAATAAGGGAGACGTTGTGGTGATACGCTATGAAGGACCAAAGGGTGGTCCTGGGATGCCTGAGATGCTTTCACCAACGGCAGCTATCGTCGGAATGGGCCTTGGAAAGGACGTTGCCCTTATAACCGATGGAAGATTCAGTGGAGGCACCCAAGGAGCTGCCATAGGACACTGTTCCCCTGAAGCGGCAGAGGGTGGTCCCATAGCCTTTGTGCAGGAAGGAGACCTAATTTCAATAGATATTCCTGCAAGAAGGCTTGATCTATTAGTGGACGAAGACGAGATTAAAAAGAGACAATCTAATTGGACTCCTCCAGAACCCAGGATCAAGTCTGGATATCTCGCCAGATACGCAAAAATGGTCTCTAGTGGGGCAAAAGGAGCGATATTAGAGGGCTGA
- the rnc gene encoding ribonuclease III, whose translation MNEDLTGLERIIGYNFKDKSLLDQALTHRSYATEHSGMVSDNERLEFLGDAVLELVMTKLLFDLYGKEYSEGDLTRMRAFLVNENQLASQAQRLTIGEFIKLGKGEERSGGRYKKSILADTFEAITGAIYLDGGLDPCFKFIKSIYDELLKNVTSQFKIDDYKSALQELTQAKFHVVPTYRVERISGPDHNRSFEVALIFEGDVLARGKGSSKKKAEQEAAKKALKILKDG comes from the coding sequence ATGAACGAGGATCTAACTGGTCTAGAACGCATTATTGGATATAACTTTAAAGACAAATCACTACTTGACCAGGCCCTAACACATCGATCTTACGCCACAGAACACTCAGGTATGGTTTCCGACAATGAACGATTGGAATTCCTTGGTGACGCGGTTTTAGAGCTCGTGATGACGAAGCTCCTTTTTGATCTATATGGCAAGGAATACTCTGAAGGGGATCTCACAAGGATGAGGGCCTTTTTAGTAAATGAAAATCAACTTGCGTCTCAGGCACAGCGGTTGACCATTGGCGAATTCATAAAACTTGGCAAGGGAGAAGAAAGAAGCGGGGGCAGGTACAAAAAAAGCATCCTTGCAGACACATTCGAGGCAATAACGGGTGCAATTTATCTTGATGGCGGTCTTGACCCCTGTTTTAAATTTATTAAAAGTATCTATGATGAACTTTTGAAAAATGTCACGAGTCAGTTTAAAATAGATGACTATAAAAGTGCACTTCAGGAGTTGACACAAGCGAAATTTCATGTTGTACCAACATATAGAGTAGAGAGAATTTCAGGGCCAGATCACAACAGGTCCTTTGAAGTGGCATTAATCTTCGAAGGCGATGTCTTGGCCCGAGGCAAAGGTTCGAGTAAAAAAAAGGCAGAACAGGAAGCAGCAAAAAAGGCATTGAAAATATTGAAAGATGGATAG